One genomic window of Moorella glycerini includes the following:
- the cooS gene encoding anaerobic carbon-monoxide dehydrogenase catalytic subunit — protein sequence MPRFRDLTHTCRPSEAPRVMEPKNRDRTVDPAALKMLAKSRDDKVITAFDRFVAQQPQCKIGYEGICCRFCMAGPCRIKAADGPGSRGICGASAWTIVARNVGLMLLTGAAAHSEHGNHIAHALVEMANGKAPDYTVKDEAKLKEVCRRVGIEVEGKSVMELAREVGEKALEDFRRLKGEGEATWLMTTITEGRREKFRTHNVVPYGIHASISELVNQAHMGMDNDPVNLVFSAIRVALADYTGEHIATDFSDILFGTPQPVVSEANMGVLDPDEVNFVLHGHNPLLSEIIVQAAREMEGEARAAGAKGINLVGICCTGNEVLMRQGIPLVTSFASQELAICTGAIDAMCVDVQCIMPSISAVAECYHTRIITTADNAKIPGAYHLDYQTATALDNAKTAIRMAIAAFKERKESNRPVYIPQIKNRVVAGWSLEALQQLLATQHAENPIRVLNKAILDGELAGVALICGCNNLKGFQDNSHLVVMKELLKNNVFVIATGCSAQGAAKAGLMDPANVETYCGDGLKAFLKRLSQGANIEIGLPPVFHMGSCVDNSRAADLLMAMANDLGVDTPKVPFVASAPEAMSGKAVAIGTWWVSLGVPTHVGTMPPVEGSDLIYSILTQIASDVYGGYFMFEMDPHVAARKILDALEYRTWKLGVHKNVAERYETKLCQGY from the coding sequence ATGCCCAGGTTCCGCGATCTTACCCACACTTGCAGGCCCTCAGAGGCCCCGCGGGTTATGGAACCCAAAAACAGGGACCGTACCGTCGACCCGGCAGCCCTGAAAATGCTGGCTAAAAGCAGGGACGACAAGGTAATAACCGCCTTTGATCGCTTTGTCGCCCAGCAGCCCCAGTGTAAAATCGGGTATGAAGGTATTTGCTGCCGTTTTTGCATGGCCGGCCCCTGCCGCATCAAAGCCGCCGATGGTCCTGGTAGCCGCGGCATTTGCGGCGCTTCAGCCTGGACCATCGTTGCCCGTAACGTTGGTTTAATGCTCCTTACGGGAGCTGCCGCCCACAGTGAGCACGGCAATCATATTGCCCATGCCCTGGTAGAAATGGCTAATGGGAAAGCGCCGGACTATACGGTCAAAGATGAAGCCAAGTTAAAGGAAGTCTGCCGGCGTGTAGGTATTGAGGTAGAAGGCAAAAGCGTTATGGAACTGGCCCGGGAAGTAGGGGAGAAAGCCCTGGAAGACTTCCGCCGCCTGAAGGGTGAGGGTGAGGCCACCTGGCTGATGACAACTATAACTGAAGGCCGCCGGGAAAAATTCCGTACCCACAATGTTGTCCCCTACGGGATCCATGCCTCTATTTCCGAACTGGTCAACCAGGCTCATATGGGTATGGATAACGACCCCGTTAACCTGGTCTTCAGTGCTATCCGCGTAGCCCTGGCTGACTATACCGGTGAACATATTGCCACTGATTTTTCCGACATCCTCTTTGGTACCCCTCAGCCGGTGGTCAGTGAAGCCAACATGGGCGTCCTGGACCCGGATGAGGTTAACTTTGTCCTCCACGGTCATAACCCATTGCTAAGTGAAATTATCGTCCAGGCGGCCCGGGAAATGGAAGGGGAAGCCAGGGCTGCCGGTGCCAAGGGTATAAACCTGGTGGGCATTTGCTGCACCGGCAATGAAGTCCTGATGCGCCAGGGTATACCTCTGGTCACCTCCTTTGCCTCCCAGGAACTGGCCATCTGCACCGGTGCCATTGACGCCATGTGCGTCGACGTCCAGTGCATAATGCCCTCAATCAGTGCCGTGGCCGAGTGTTATCACACCCGGATTATTACCACTGCCGACAACGCCAAGATCCCCGGCGCCTATCACCTCGACTACCAGACAGCTACGGCCCTGGATAATGCCAAAACCGCCATCCGCATGGCCATTGCAGCCTTCAAAGAGCGTAAAGAAAGCAACCGGCCGGTGTATATTCCTCAAATCAAAAACAGGGTGGTCGCCGGGTGGAGCCTGGAGGCCTTGCAGCAGCTCCTGGCTACCCAGCATGCTGAAAATCCCATCCGGGTGCTCAATAAAGCCATCCTTGACGGCGAACTGGCCGGGGTGGCGCTTATCTGCGGTTGTAATAACCTGAAAGGGTTCCAGGATAATTCGCACCTGGTTGTTATGAAAGAGTTATTGAAGAATAACGTCTTTGTCATCGCTACCGGATGTTCGGCCCAGGGAGCGGCCAAAGCCGGCTTAATGGACCCGGCCAATGTAGAAACCTATTGTGGCGATGGCCTTAAAGCTTTCCTCAAACGTCTCAGCCAGGGAGCCAATATTGAAATCGGCCTGCCGCCTGTCTTCCACATGGGTTCCTGCGTGGATAACTCCCGCGCTGCCGACCTCCTAATGGCCATGGCCAACGACCTGGGCGTTGATACCCCTAAGGTGCCCTTCGTTGCCTCGGCCCCGGAAGCCATGAGCGGTAAAGCGGTAGCCATCGGCACCTGGTGGGTATCCCTGGGTGTACCGACCCACGTTGGTACCATGCCGCCGGTGGAAGGTAGCGATCTGATCTACAGTATCCTTACCCAGATTGCCAGCGACGTTTATGGCGGTTACTTCATGTTTGAAATGGATCCCCACGTAGCTGCCCGGAAGATCCTCGACGCCCTGGAGTATCGCACCTGGAAGCTGGGCGTGCACAAAAATGTTGCTGAGCGTTATGAAACCAAACTCTGCCAGGGTTATTAA
- the acsB gene encoding acetyl-CoA decarbonylase/synthase complex subunit alpha/beta, translating into MTDFDKIFEGAIPEGKEPVDLFREVYHGAITATSYAEILLNQAIRTYGPDHPVGYPDTAYYLPVIRCYSGEEVKKLGDLPPILNRKRAQISPVLNFENARLAGEATWYAAEIIEALRYLKYKPEEPLLPEPWTGFIGDPVVRRFGIKMVDWTIPGEAIILGRARDSKALAKIVKDLMGMGFMLFICDEAVEQLLEENVKLGIDYIAYPLGNFTQIVHAANYALRAGMMFGGVTPGLREEQRDYQRRRIRAFVLYLGEHDMVKTAAAFGAIFTGFPVITDQPLPEDKQIPDWFFSVQDYDKIVQIAMETRGIKLTKIKLDLPINFGPAFEGESIRKGDMYVEMGGNRSPAFELVRTVSEAEITDGKIELIGPDIDQVPEGSTLPLGILVDIYGRKMQADFEGVLERRIHDFINYGEGLWHTGQRAINWLRVSKEAVAKGFRFKHYGEILVAKMKEEFPAIVDRVQVTIFTDEAKVKEYLAIAREKYKERDDRMRGLTDESVDTFYSCVLCQSFAPNHVCIVTPERVGLCGAVSWLDAKASYEINHAGPNQPIAKEGEIDPVKGIWKSVNDYLYTASNRNLEQVCLYTLMENPMTSCGCFEAIMAILPECNGIMITTRDHAGMTPSGMTFSTLAGMIGGGVQTPGFMGIGRTYIVSKKFIKADGGIARIVWMPKALKDFLRDDLIQRSIEEGLGEDFIDKIADETIGTTVDEILPYLEEVGHPALTMDPIM; encoded by the coding sequence ATGACTGATTTCGATAAGATCTTCGAAGGTGCCATTCCCGAAGGCAAAGAACCTGTAGACCTTTTCCGCGAAGTTTACCATGGCGCCATTACGGCCACCAGCTATGCGGAGATCCTTTTAAACCAGGCTATCCGGACCTATGGTCCCGACCATCCCGTCGGTTATCCCGATACCGCCTATTATTTACCGGTTATTCGTTGCTACAGCGGGGAAGAAGTAAAGAAACTCGGCGACTTGCCGCCCATCCTCAACCGCAAGCGGGCGCAAATAAGCCCGGTGCTTAATTTTGAAAACGCCCGCCTGGCGGGAGAAGCCACCTGGTACGCAGCTGAAATCATCGAAGCCCTGCGTTACCTGAAATATAAGCCGGAAGAACCCCTCTTACCCGAGCCCTGGACAGGGTTTATCGGCGACCCGGTCGTCCGCCGTTTTGGGATCAAAATGGTAGACTGGACCATCCCCGGGGAAGCCATTATCCTGGGCCGGGCCAGGGACTCCAAGGCCCTGGCCAAGATAGTCAAGGACCTCATGGGTATGGGCTTTATGCTCTTCATCTGCGATGAGGCGGTAGAACAGCTGCTGGAGGAAAACGTCAAGCTGGGCATTGACTACATCGCCTACCCCCTGGGTAATTTCACCCAGATCGTCCACGCCGCCAACTACGCCCTGCGGGCCGGGATGATGTTCGGCGGCGTCACGCCTGGCCTGCGCGAAGAGCAGCGCGACTACCAGCGGCGCCGCATCCGCGCCTTCGTCCTTTACCTGGGCGAGCACGATATGGTCAAGACAGCCGCCGCCTTTGGCGCCATCTTTACCGGTTTCCCGGTAATTACCGACCAACCTTTGCCGGAAGACAAGCAAATTCCCGACTGGTTCTTCAGCGTCCAAGACTATGACAAAATAGTTCAGATAGCTATGGAAACCCGGGGCATCAAGCTGACCAAGATTAAGCTCGACCTGCCCATTAACTTCGGTCCGGCCTTTGAAGGGGAGAGTATCCGCAAGGGCGATATGTATGTAGAAATGGGTGGTAACCGGAGCCCGGCCTTTGAGCTGGTACGTACTGTTTCCGAGGCGGAGATTACCGATGGCAAGATCGAGCTTATCGGCCCGGATATCGACCAGGTGCCGGAGGGGAGCACTTTACCCCTGGGTATCCTGGTGGATATCTATGGCCGTAAAATGCAGGCCGACTTTGAAGGGGTCCTGGAACGGCGCATCCACGACTTCATTAACTACGGTGAAGGTCTATGGCATACCGGCCAGCGCGCCATTAACTGGCTCCGGGTTAGCAAAGAAGCCGTGGCCAAAGGTTTTCGTTTCAAGCATTATGGTGAAATCCTGGTAGCCAAGATGAAGGAAGAATTCCCGGCCATTGTCGACCGCGTCCAGGTAACCATCTTTACCGACGAAGCGAAAGTTAAAGAGTACCTGGCCATCGCCCGGGAGAAATACAAAGAGCGTGACGACCGCATGCGCGGCTTAACCGACGAGTCGGTGGATACTTTCTATTCCTGCGTCCTGTGCCAGTCCTTTGCCCCTAACCATGTCTGTATTGTCACCCCCGAGCGGGTAGGCCTGTGCGGCGCCGTCAGCTGGCTGGACGCCAAGGCTTCTTATGAAATCAACCATGCCGGGCCCAACCAGCCGATAGCTAAAGAAGGGGAGATTGATCCCGTTAAAGGTATCTGGAAGAGCGTCAACGACTACCTCTACACGGCTTCCAACCGCAACCTGGAACAGGTTTGCCTGTACACCCTCATGGAGAACCCCATGACCTCCTGCGGTTGCTTTGAAGCCATCATGGCCATCCTGCCGGAGTGTAACGGCATCATGATTACTACCCGCGACCATGCCGGGATGACCCCTTCAGGAATGACCTTCTCCACCCTGGCCGGCATGATCGGCGGCGGCGTCCAGACTCCCGGCTTTATGGGCATCGGCCGCACCTATATTGTCAGTAAAAAATTCATTAAGGCCGACGGCGGTATAGCCCGCATTGTCTGGATGCCCAAAGCTTTGAAGGACTTCCTCCGTGACGACCTGATCCAGCGCAGTATAGAAGAAGGCCTGGGCGAGGACTTTATCGATAAAATTGCCGATGAAACCATAGGCACCACCGTTGATGAAATCTTGCCCTACCTGGAAGAAGTGGGCCACCCGGCCCTGACCATGGACCCCATTATGTAG
- the acsC gene encoding acetyl-CoA decarbonylase/synthase complex subunit gamma, translated as MALTGLEIYKQLPKKNCGECGTPTCLAFAMNLAAGKASLDSCPYVSDAAREALNAAAAPPIAKVVLGTGTAAVEMGDETELFRHDKRFYHETAIAIQVSDNLSNEELMAKVAAINELQFDRVGQHYTIQAIAIRHDADDPNAFQAAVAAVAAATGLNLILMADEAAVLKTALAGVVDRKPLLYAATAANYEAMAALAKEFNCPLAVYGNGLEELAGLVDKIVALGCKQLVLDPGARETSRAVADFTQIRRLAIKKRFRSFGYPIIALTTAGDPLAEILQATNYISKYASLVVLRTGAKEHLLPLLSWRQNLYTDPQVPIRVEEKLNEIGAVNENSPVYVTTNFSLTYYSVEGEIESTKIPSYLLSVDTDGLSVLTAYADGKFEAEKIAGVMKKVGLENKVKHRRIIIPGAVAVLKGKLEDLTGWEVLVGPREASGIVAFARANLAS; from the coding sequence ATGGCTTTAACGGGACTGGAAATTTATAAACAGCTGCCCAAAAAGAATTGTGGCGAATGTGGTACGCCCACCTGCCTGGCTTTTGCCATGAACCTGGCGGCCGGTAAAGCCAGCCTGGACTCTTGCCCCTACGTTTCCGATGCCGCCCGGGAGGCCCTCAATGCTGCCGCGGCCCCGCCCATTGCCAAGGTGGTCCTGGGTACAGGTACGGCAGCAGTGGAGATGGGGGATGAGACCGAACTCTTCCGCCACGACAAGCGCTTCTACCACGAAACAGCCATTGCCATCCAGGTAAGCGATAACCTCAGTAACGAAGAGTTAATGGCTAAAGTTGCTGCCATCAACGAACTGCAATTTGACCGGGTGGGGCAGCATTATACCATCCAGGCCATTGCCATCCGCCACGACGCCGATGACCCCAATGCCTTCCAGGCAGCTGTAGCTGCGGTTGCTGCCGCTACCGGGCTAAACCTTATCCTCATGGCTGACGAGGCCGCCGTGTTAAAAACTGCCCTGGCGGGAGTAGTCGACCGCAAGCCCCTGTTATATGCGGCCACTGCTGCCAATTACGAGGCCATGGCTGCCCTGGCTAAAGAGTTTAATTGTCCCCTGGCGGTATATGGTAACGGCCTGGAAGAACTGGCCGGCCTGGTGGACAAAATTGTCGCCCTGGGCTGCAAGCAGCTGGTCCTTGACCCCGGAGCCCGGGAAACTTCCCGTGCCGTTGCCGACTTTACCCAGATCCGCCGCCTGGCCATTAAAAAACGCTTCCGTTCCTTCGGCTATCCCATTATTGCCCTGACGACGGCCGGCGATCCCCTGGCGGAAATTCTCCAGGCCACGAACTATATCAGCAAGTACGCCAGCCTGGTAGTTTTGCGTACCGGCGCCAAAGAACACCTGTTACCCCTGCTGTCCTGGCGCCAGAATCTCTATACCGACCCGCAGGTACCCATCCGGGTAGAAGAGAAACTCAATGAAATAGGAGCCGTTAATGAGAATTCACCGGTTTATGTGACCACCAACTTCTCCCTGACCTATTACTCGGTAGAAGGAGAAATTGAAAGCACCAAGATCCCCAGCTACCTGCTTTCCGTCGATACCGATGGCCTGTCCGTGCTGACGGCCTATGCCGATGGCAAATTTGAGGCTGAAAAGATTGCCGGTGTCATGAAAAAGGTGGGTCTCGAAAATAAGGTCAAGCACCGCCGGATTATTATCCCCGGAGCAGTGGCCGTCCTGAAGGGTAAGCTGGAAGACCTGACAGGCTGGGAGGTACTGGTAGGACCCCGGGAAGCCAGCGGTATCGTGGCCTTTGCCCGGGCCAACCTGGCGTCATGA